In Sphingomonas sp. M1-B02, the sequence CTCGAACTCGCCGCGGGGGTGCCCGCGCGCATCAGTCCTGCAGCCGCAACGCCACTTCGCTCATGAACCGCGCGTCGTTGCCCTCGGCCAGCCAAGGCGCCTCAGCGGCGACTGCGCCCAGCATATCGACAAGCGGCTCGATCTCCGCCTTGGCGTAATTGCCCAGCACATAGCCGGTCACGCGATCCTTGTGCCCGGGATGGCCGATGCCGAGCCGGACGCGGCGGAAATCGGGGCCGATATGCGCGTCGGTCGAGCGAAGGCCGTTATGCCCCGCGGTGCCGCCGCCGACCTTTACCTTCACCTTGAAGGGGGCCAGGTCGAGCTCGTCGTGGAACAGCGTTACGTCGGCGGGGGCGAGCTTGTAGAAGTCCATCGCGGCGCGGACGGCGCGGCCGCTTTCGTTCATGAAGGTGCCGGGCTTGAGCAGGACGATCTTCTGCGCGCCGATCCGCCCTTCCTGGGTCCAGCCCTGGAACTGCTTCTTGGGCGCGGAGAAATCATGCACTTCGGCGATCGCGTCGAGCGCCATGAAGCCGACATTGTGCCGGTGCATTGCATATGTGGGGCCCGGATTGCCGAGGCCGACCCAGAGCTGCATCCCAATCCCCAAAAACAAAATCGCCCCCGGGCCCTAAGGCGCGGAGGCGATTTTTTGAACTGTGAAGTTCGGACGGAGGCTTATTCGCCCTCGGCCGCTGCTTCGCTGTCGCCTTCCCCGGCTTCGCCTTCGCTCGACTTGAGCGCCGACGGCGCCACGACGGTGGCGATGGTGAAGTCGCGATCGGTGATCGCCGAGGTCGCGCCCTTGGGCAGCGTGACTGCGGAGATGTGGATCGAATCACCGACTTCGACGCCCTTGAGCGAGATCGTGATGTCGTCGGGAATGTTCGACGCTTCGCAGATCAGCTCGAGCTCATGACGGACGACGTTGAGCACGCCGCCGCGCTTGATGCCGGGCGATTCTTCTTCGTCGGTGAAGATGATCGGCACGGCCACCTGGACGCTGGCATGCTCGGAGATGCGCAGGAAATCGACATGGATCGGGCGATCGGTGACGACGTCGAAGGTCACGTCCTTGGGCAGCGTGCGCTGGCCCGCCACCATCACCACCGAATTCATGAAGTGGCCGGTCATCAGCAGCTTCATGAGCTCGCGCTCGTTGACGTGGATGCCTAGTGGCTCTTCCTTGTTGCCGTAGATCACGGCGGGGACGCGGCCTTCACGACGCAGCGCCCGGGAGGCTCCCTTGCCAACCCGGTCGCGCGTCTCGGCCGACAGCTCAAGCATGTCGCTCATGTGTCGATTCCAATGCGCTTATGTGTTTCAGTTACCATGCGCCGGCAAGCCTCCAGGGATGACCCTGCCGGAACAAGCGCGCGCCTGTAGCGGAAAGAGGGGCGGGGGGCAAGTATAGCTCCTCCCCGGCACGGGGAGGGGGACCGCCGCGAAGCGGTGGTGGAGGGGGCGGGCCGCAAAGGACGTCGCTCGTGGAGAGCCCCCTCCACCAGCTTCGCTGGTCCCCCTCCCCGTGCCGGGGAGGATCAGTAGGGCACCCGCTCGGCCTTCAGCCCGCGCTTGGCCAGCTCCGCTTGCACGCTCGACCCGCCGGCGAGATGCCCGGCTCCCACCGCGACGAACAAGGTCCCCGGTTGCTGCATCCGTTCCGCGATCCAATCCGCCCATTTCTGGTTGCGCTCCACCAGCAGCGTCCTTGCCAGTTCGGGCGAGCGGGCCAGGTCGGCATTCATCATCCGCCCCAGCCCGTCGGCATCTCCCGCGCTCCACGCCGTGATCATCCGGTCGATCGTCTCGCCCGCCTTGGGCAGCTCGTCGATCGTTTCGATCAGCAGCGCGCGCTGCGCCGCCACCGGCAGCCGATCGAAAAAACCGAGCTGCTCGCGCGCGGTCTCCAGTCCGATCACCGGCTTGCCCGCCGCCTTGGCCGCCGCGGTCAGCACCGCTTCGGCGCCGTCTTTCTGATCGTAGCCCAGCTGGCGCAGCGGCGCGGCGGAGAGGGTGGTCGCCGCCAGCCAGGGTTCGGCGCGATCGAGCGCGTCGGGAGCGAGGCCTATTTCGGGCAACGCCGCGCGGAACTTGCCCGCGGCCTCGGCGGGCAATTGGTCGGGCAAGGTGGGGCCGGAGGTCGTCATCCCCAGCTCGGCGACGATCGCCTGCATCTCGCGATCGGGCGGGATGACCAGCTCGAGCACCAGCGCATCGCTGGCATCGAATGCCTTGCGCACCGCTTCGTCCAACCAGCTCAGCCCCGGGCGGAGCATATGCACCGTGCCGAACAGGTAGATCGTCGTGTCCGCGTCCTTCACCACCCACAGCGCCGGATCCGAATCCGTCGCCGGCTTCGGCCCGCAGCCGCCCAGCACCAGCAGCGCCAGCGCCATCATCATCGTCCGTATCATCACGCGACTGAGCGCGGCCCCGCCACCCTTGTCAATCCGGGCCTGCCGCGCCAAAGCGTCGCGCATATGTCCCAGCCTCTCAGCTTCCAGCGCATGATCCTGAAGCTCCATGATTATTGGAGCGAGCGGGGCTGCGTGATCCTCCAGCCGTACGACATGCAGATGGGCGCGGGCACCTTCCACCCCGCGACGACGCTGCGCGCGCTGGGGCCCGAGCCGTGGAACGCCGCCTTCGTCCAGCCCTGCCGCCGGCCCACCGATGGCCGCTATGGCGAGAATCCCAACCGGCTTCAGCATTATTACCAATATCAGGTGATCCTGAAGCCGAGCCCGGCCGATCTGCAGGAGCTCTATCTAGGCTCGCTGGCGGCGATCGGGATCGACTTCACGCGGCACGACATCCGCTTCGTCGAGGATGATTGGGAATCGCCGACGCTCGGCGCCTGGGGGCTGGGCTGGGAAGTGTGGTGCGACGGGATGGAAGTGACCCAGTTCACCTATTTCCAGCAGATGGGCGGCTTCGACTGCAAGCCGGTGGCGGGCGAGCTGACCTACGGGCTCGAGCGGCTGGCCATGTATATCCAGAACAAGGACAGCGTGTACGATCTGGCGTTCAACGATGCCGGGGTGTCCTATGGCGACGTGTTTCTCGAGAATGAGAAGCAGATGTCGAAATGGAATTTCGAGATCGCGGACACCGATGCGCTGTTCGATCTGTTCCGCAAGGCAGTGGCCGAATGCGAGAATTGCCTGGCCGCGGCGCTGCCGATCCCCGCCTACGAGCAGGCGATCCTGGCGAGCCACGTCTTCAACCTGCTCCAGGCGCGCGGGGTCATCTCGGTGGCGGAGCGCCAGGCCTATATGGGCCGCGTGCGCGATCTCGCGAAGGGTTCGTGTGAGGCGTGGATGGCGCACAAGAAGCCTGAATGGGATGCGCGCTACCCGGAGTGGGTGGCGTGACCGAAGACTTCCTCCTCGAGCTCCGCTCCGAAGAAATCCCCGCGCGGATGCAGGAGAAGGCGCGGACCGATCTCGCGACCCTGTTCGGCGATCGGCTGAAAGCGCTCAACCTCGCCTTCGAATTCATCGAAAGCTATGCCACCCCGCGGCGCCTCGCGCTGATCGTCCGCGGCGTGGCCGAGACCACCACCGCGATGACCGAGGAGCGCAAGGGCCCCCGCGCCGATGCGCCGGCGCAGGCGATCGAGGGCTTCCTGCGCTCGACCGGCCTTACCCGCGACCAGCTGGTCGCGCGCGACGACGGCAAGGGCGGGCAGGTGTTGTTCGCGGTGATCGAGCGTCCCGGCGTGGTCGCCGGATCGGTGCTCGCCAGCGCCGCCTCCCATGCAATCCACGCCTTCGCCTGGCCCAAGTCGATGCGCTGGGGTGCACCGTCGATCTCGACCGAGAGCCTGCGCTGGGTCCGCCCGCTCCAGGGGATCGTGGCCTTGCTGGGCGACAAGCTCGTGCCGATCGAAGTCGCCGGGCTCAAGAGCGGCGCCGCGACCGTCGGCCACCGCTTCCACCATCCGGGCGTGATCACGATCGGCTCGGCCAACGACTATGTCGAGAAGCTGCGCGCATGCCACGTCATCGTCGACGGCGCCGAGCGCCGCGGCATCATCGCGGTCGGCGCCAAGATGGCCGCGACGAAGGCGGGACTGACTCTCGTCGAGGACGAAGGGCTGCTCTACGAGAATGCCGGGCTGACCGAATGGCCGGTGCCCTTGCTCGGGCGGTTCGATCCCGAATTTCTGTCGGTGCCGCCCGAAGTGATCCAGCTGACGGCGCGGGTGAACCAGAAATATTTCGTATGCAGGGACGGGGAAGGCAAGCTCGCCAATGCCTTCGTCTGCGTGGCGAATATCGACGCGATGGATGGCGGCGCGCGGATCGTCGAGGGCAATCAGAAGGTGCTCGCGGCGCGGCTGAGCGATGCGCGCTTCTTCTACGACACCGATCTGAAGGTGGCGCTGGAGGAGAGCGCGAAGAAGCTCGAGAAGATCGTGTTTCACGAGAAATTGGGCACGGTGGCCGACAAGGTCGATCGGGTGGCCAAGCTGGCGCGCTGGCTGGTGGAAGAAGGGATCATATCCTGCCCGGCACGGGGAGGGCGACCATCGCAAGGCGATGGTGGAGGGGGCGAGCCACAAGCGACACCCTCCGCGGAGAGCCCCCTCCACCGTCCTGCGGACGGTCCCCCTCCCCGTGCCGGGGAGGATAAGGAGCGCCTCGCCGCCCTCGCCGAACGCGCCGCCCGGCTCGCCAAGGCGGACCTCGTCACCGGCATGGTCGGCGAATTCCCCGAGCTGCAGGGCCTGATGGGCGGCTATTACGCCCTCGCCCAGGGCGAAGACCCCCAGGTCGCCGACGCGGTCCGCGATCACTACAAGCCGGTCGGGCAGGGGGACGAGGTTCCGACTGCGCCGGTTACCGTGGCGGTGTCGCTGGCGGATAAGTTGGACAGCATCACCCAGTTCTTCGGCGCTGATCTCAAGCCGAGCGGCTCGAAGGATCCGTTCGCGCTGCGGCGCTCGGCGCTCGGCCTGCTCGCGTTGATTTTCGATAATGGTCTGCGCTTCCCGCTTCGCGCGGCAGTCAGCAGCGAAGTGCTCGATTTCTTCGCCGACCGCCTCAAGGTTCAGCAAAAGGAAGCCGGCGTCCGCCATGACCTCATCGACGCGGTGTTCGCGCTCGGCGGCGAGGACGACCTCGTTCGGCTGCTCGCCCGCGTCCACGCGCTCCAGGCGTTCGTCATCACCGAGGACGGCAAAAATCTTCTCGCCGGTTACAAGCGCGCCGCGAACATCCTCAAGAAGGAAAGCTTCACTCCCGGCGAAGTCGTCGACAACGAGATGTATGAGGCGGCGCCCGCCGAAGCCGCGCTGATCGAGGCGCTCGATGCCGCCGAGCCCCGCGCCGAGGCGGCTATCGCCGGTGAGGATTTCGAAGCGGCGATGGCGGCGCTCTCGTCGCTGCGCGGGCCGATCGACACCTTCTTCGAGCAGGTCATCGTCAACGATCCCGATCCGTTCAAGCGCGAGATGCGGCTGAGCCTGCTCGCCCGGATGCGCGACGCGGTGCACAAGGTCGCCGATTTCAGCCGGATCGACGGGTGACGATGCCGGCACGACCGACAACGTGATCAGGGTTACGCGACGGTCGATGCTGCGCTAGCGGCATGCGTCCCCGGGGGCATGTTGGGGTCAGAAGGAGTTTCGATGACGCGCTATGTGTACCGCTTCGGCGGCGGGGTTTCCGACGGGGGCCAGGGCGACAAGAATCTGCTCGGCGGCAAGGGCGCGAATTTGGATGGCATGGCGGGCATCGGCCTGCCCGTCCCTCCGGGCTTCACCATCTCCACGCCGGTCTGCGCGCTTTATTATGACGAGGGCGGTACCTTTCCGGACAGCCTGAAGGCCGAGGTCGCTTCGGGCATCGCGCATATCGAGGGCATCACCGCCAAGCGTTTCGGCGATCCCGCCGATCCCTTGCTTGTCTCGGTGCGGAGCGGCGCACGCGCCTCGATGCCGGGCATGATGGATACCGTCCTCAATCTCGGCCTCAACGACGCGACCGTCGCGGGTCTCGCCGAGATCAGCGGCGACGCGCGTTTCGCCTGGGACAGCTATCGCCGCTTCATCCAGATGTATTCGGACGTTGTGCTCGAGCTCGACCACGACCGCTTCGAGGAAGCGCTTGAGATCGCCAAGGAAGATCGTGGCTATTATCTCGATACGGATCTGAGCGCCGCCGACTGGCAGGCGCTGGTCGCCGAATATAAGGCGATCGTCGAGAAGCTTTGGGGCAAGCCCTTCCCGCAGGACGTGCACGATCAGCTGTGGGGCGCGATCGGCGCGGTGTTCGGATCGTGGCAGTCCGAGCGCGCCAAAGTCTATCGCCGCTTGAACGATATTCCCGCCGATTGGGGCACCGCAGTCAACGTCCAGGCGATGGTCTTCGGCAATATGGGCGACACCTCGGCGACGGGGGTTGCCTTCACCCGCGATCCCGCCACCGGCGAGGCGGCTTATTATGGCGAGTTCCTGATCAATGCCCAGGGCGAGGATGTCGTCGCTGGCATCCGTACGCCCCAATATCTTACGCGTGCGGCAAGGGAACGCGCAGGGGCCAAGCCGCTGTCGATGGAAGAGGCGATGCCAGAGGTCTATGGCCAGCTCGCAGACGTGTTCGACCTGCTCGAACGCCACTATCGCGACATGCAGGACATCGAGTTCACGGTGGAGCGCGGCAAGCTGTGGATGCTCCAGACGCGCAGCGGCAAGCGCACCGCCAAGGCTGCGCTCAAGATTGCGGTCGACATGGCGAATGAAGGGCTGATCACGCGCGAGGAGGCGATCCTGCGCGTCGATCCGATGGCGCTCGATCAATTGCTCCACCCGACGCTCGATCCACAAGCGGTGCGCGACGTGCTGACCAAGGGGCTGCCGGCATCCCCCGGCGCGGCTTCGGGCTTCGCGGTGTTCGACAGCGACACCGCCGAGAAGCGCGCTGCGGCGGGCGAAAGCGTTATCCTGGTGCGGGTCGAGACCAGCCCCGAGGACATCCACGGCATGCACGCGGCGCGCGGCATTCTCACCGCGCGCGGTGGGATGACCAGCCACGCCGCAGTGGTGGCGCGCGGCATGGGGCGGCCCTGCGTCTCCGGCGCGGGGACGCTGGCGATCGTTGCCAAGGAAAAGCTGTTCCGCGTGGGCGGGCGCGAGGTGCGCGAAGGCGACACGATCACGATCGATGGCACGACCGGCGAAGTGATGTTCGGCGCGGTGCCGACCGTCCAGCCCGAACTGTCGGGCGATTTCGGCACGCTGATGGAATGGGCCGACGAGAAGCGCCGCCTCAGGGTCCGCGCCAATGCCGAGACGCCGCTCGATTGCCGCACCGCGCGCGAGTTCGGCGCCGAGGGCATCGGGCTTTGCCGCACCGAGCATATGTTCTTCGAACAGTCGCGGATCACGGCGGTCCGCCAGATGATCCTCGCCTCGGACGAAGCCGGCCGCCGCGCCGCGCTGGAGAAATTGCTCCCCGAGCAGCGCAGCGATTTCGTCGAGATTTTCGAAGTGATGGTCGGGCTGCCCTGCACGATCCGCCTGCTCGATCCGCCGCTCCACGAATTCCTGCCGCATGAGGAAGCCGAGTTCGTCGAAGTCGCGGCCGCGGCGGGGCTCGACGTCGAGACGCTCAAGCGCCGCGCGGCCGAGCTGCACGAATTCAACCCCATGCTGGGCCATCGCGGCTGTCGGCTGGGCGTGACCTATCCCGAAATCTACGAGATGCAGGCGCGCGCGATCTTCGAAGCGGCGATCGAGGTGGCGGAGAAATCAGGCGATGCGCCGATTCCCGAAGTGATGATTCCGCTGGTCGCCACGCGGCGCGAGCTCGAGCTGATGAAGATCGTGGTCGACAAGGCGGCGGAGGCGGTGTTCGCCGAGAAGGGCCG encodes:
- the pth gene encoding aminoacyl-tRNA hydrolase; the encoded protein is MQLWVGLGNPGPTYAMHRHNVGFMALDAIAEVHDFSAPKKQFQGWTQEGRIGAQKIVLLKPGTFMNESGRAVRAAMDFYKLAPADVTLFHDELDLAPFKVKVKVGGGTAGHNGLRSTDAHIGPDFRRVRLGIGHPGHKDRVTGYVLGNYAKAEIEPLVDMLGAVAAEAPWLAEGNDARFMSEVALRLQD
- a CDS encoding 50S ribosomal protein L25/general stress protein Ctc, translating into MSDMLELSAETRDRVGKGASRALRREGRVPAVIYGNKEEPLGIHVNERELMKLLMTGHFMNSVVMVAGQRTLPKDVTFDVVTDRPIHVDFLRISEHASVQVAVPIIFTDEEESPGIKRGGVLNVVRHELELICEASNIPDDITISLKGVEVGDSIHISAVTLPKGATSAITDRDFTIATVVAPSALKSSEGEAGEGDSEAAAEGE
- a CDS encoding TraB/GumN family protein, yielding MIRTMMMALALLVLGGCGPKPATDSDPALWVVKDADTTIYLFGTVHMLRPGLSWLDEAVRKAFDASDALVLELVIPPDREMQAIVAELGMTTSGPTLPDQLPAEAAGKFRAALPEIGLAPDALDRAEPWLAATTLSAAPLRQLGYDQKDGAEAVLTAAAKAAGKPVIGLETAREQLGFFDRLPVAAQRALLIETIDELPKAGETIDRMITAWSAGDADGLGRMMNADLARSPELARTLLVERNQKWADWIAERMQQPGTLFVAVGAGHLAGGSSVQAELAKRGLKAERVPY
- a CDS encoding glycine--tRNA ligase subunit alpha, with protein sequence MILKLHDYWSERGCVILQPYDMQMGAGTFHPATTLRALGPEPWNAAFVQPCRRPTDGRYGENPNRLQHYYQYQVILKPSPADLQELYLGSLAAIGIDFTRHDIRFVEDDWESPTLGAWGLGWEVWCDGMEVTQFTYFQQMGGFDCKPVAGELTYGLERLAMYIQNKDSVYDLAFNDAGVSYGDVFLENEKQMSKWNFEIADTDALFDLFRKAVAECENCLAAALPIPAYEQAILASHVFNLLQARGVISVAERQAYMGRVRDLAKGSCEAWMAHKKPEWDARYPEWVA
- the glyS gene encoding glycine--tRNA ligase subunit beta; translation: MGCALPGVGGVTEDFLLELRSEEIPARMQEKARTDLATLFGDRLKALNLAFEFIESYATPRRLALIVRGVAETTTAMTEERKGPRADAPAQAIEGFLRSTGLTRDQLVARDDGKGGQVLFAVIERPGVVAGSVLASAASHAIHAFAWPKSMRWGAPSISTESLRWVRPLQGIVALLGDKLVPIEVAGLKSGAATVGHRFHHPGVITIGSANDYVEKLRACHVIVDGAERRGIIAVGAKMAATKAGLTLVEDEGLLYENAGLTEWPVPLLGRFDPEFLSVPPEVIQLTARVNQKYFVCRDGEGKLANAFVCVANIDAMDGGARIVEGNQKVLAARLSDARFFYDTDLKVALEESAKKLEKIVFHEKLGTVADKVDRVAKLARWLVEEGIISCPARGGRPSQGDGGGGEPQATPSAESPLHRPADGPPPRAGEDKERLAALAERAARLAKADLVTGMVGEFPELQGLMGGYYALAQGEDPQVADAVRDHYKPVGQGDEVPTAPVTVAVSLADKLDSITQFFGADLKPSGSKDPFALRRSALGLLALIFDNGLRFPLRAAVSSEVLDFFADRLKVQQKEAGVRHDLIDAVFALGGEDDLVRLLARVHALQAFVITEDGKNLLAGYKRAANILKKESFTPGEVVDNEMYEAAPAEAALIEALDAAEPRAEAAIAGEDFEAAMAALSSLRGPIDTFFEQVIVNDPDPFKREMRLSLLARMRDAVHKVADFSRIDG
- the ppdK gene encoding pyruvate, phosphate dikinase translates to MTRYVYRFGGGVSDGGQGDKNLLGGKGANLDGMAGIGLPVPPGFTISTPVCALYYDEGGTFPDSLKAEVASGIAHIEGITAKRFGDPADPLLVSVRSGARASMPGMMDTVLNLGLNDATVAGLAEISGDARFAWDSYRRFIQMYSDVVLELDHDRFEEALEIAKEDRGYYLDTDLSAADWQALVAEYKAIVEKLWGKPFPQDVHDQLWGAIGAVFGSWQSERAKVYRRLNDIPADWGTAVNVQAMVFGNMGDTSATGVAFTRDPATGEAAYYGEFLINAQGEDVVAGIRTPQYLTRAARERAGAKPLSMEEAMPEVYGQLADVFDLLERHYRDMQDIEFTVERGKLWMLQTRSGKRTAKAALKIAVDMANEGLITREEAILRVDPMALDQLLHPTLDPQAVRDVLTKGLPASPGAASGFAVFDSDTAEKRAAAGESVILVRVETSPEDIHGMHAARGILTARGGMTSHAAVVARGMGRPCVSGAGTLAIVAKEKLFRVGGREVREGDTITIDGTTGEVMFGAVPTVQPELSGDFGTLMEWADEKRRLRVRANAETPLDCRTAREFGAEGIGLCRTEHMFFEQSRITAVRQMILASDEAGRRAALEKLLPEQRSDFVEIFEVMVGLPCTIRLLDPPLHEFLPHEEAEFVEVAAAAGLDVETLKRRAAELHEFNPMLGHRGCRLGVTYPEIYEMQARAIFEAAIEVAEKSGDAPIPEVMIPLVATRRELELMKIVVDKAAEAVFAEKGRRIEYLVGTMIELPRAALRAAEIAEVGEFFSFGTNDLTQTALGVSRDDAARFLTTYVEKGIYAKDPFVSLDVEGVGELIEIAAERGRATRPDIKLGICGEHGGDPASIDFCERTKLDYVSASPYRVPIARLAAAQAALREG